From the Streptomyces sp. Sge12 genome, the window CACCTCGTCGCTGATCCACAGGATGCCGTGGCGGTCGAGGACCTCGCGGAAGGCTCCGTAGAGGCCGTCGGGCGGGGAGGTGAAGCCGCCGACGCCCTGAATGGGTTCGGCAATGAGGGCGGCCACTCCCCCGCGGGCCTGACCGAGCACGTCCTCCAGGTCCGCGACGGCGGCGGCGGTGAAGGCGGCGTCGTCCAGGTGGGCGAGCGGGCCGCGGGTGCGGACGGCGCCCTGGACGTAGTACGTCTGCAGCGGGGAGAGGCTGGTCGGGGACCAGCCGCGGTTGCCGGTGATCGAGACGGTGGAGAAGGACCGGCCGTGGTAGCTGTTGCGCATCGCCAGGATCTGGTTGGAGCGGCGGTACGTGGTCGCGAGCAGCAGGGCGGTGTCGTTGGCCTCGGTGCCGGAGGTGGTGAAGAAGACCCGGGCGTCGGGGATGCCGGAGAGCGCGGCGACCCGTTCGGCCAGCTCGATCATCGGCCGGTTGAGGTAGAGGGTGGAGGAGTGGATGATCCGCCCGGCCTGCTCGGACACGGCCTTGGTGACCTCGGGCAGGGCGTGGGCGGTCATCGTGGTGAGGATGCCGCCGAAAAAGTCGAGGTAGCGGTTGCCGTCCGCGTCCCAGACGTGGCGGCCCTCCCCGTGGGTGAGCTCGATGGGGTGCTTGTAGTAGAGCGCGAGCCAGTCGGGCAGGACGGTGCGGTGGCGGCTGTGGAGCGGGGTCGGGTTGGTCACGGCTGTACGAGTCCTCCGTAGGCGTCGGGTCGGCGGTCGCGGTAGAAGGCCCACTGGTCGCGGACCTCCTTGATCAGGTCGAAGTCGAGGTCGCGGACGACGAGTTCCTCGTCCTTGTCGCTGGCGACCTCCCCGACGAACTGACCGCGCGGGTCGACGAAGTAGCTGGTGCCGTAGAAGTCGTTGTCGCCGTACTCCTCCTGGCCGACGCGGTTGATGGCGGCGATGAAGTACTCGTTGGCGACGGCGGAGGCGGGCTGTTCCAGCTGCCACAGGTAGGCGGACAGGCCTCGGGAGGTGGCGGACGGGTTGTAGACCAGCTGGGCTCCGGCGAGTCCCAGTTGGCGCCAGCCCTCGGGGAAGTGGCGGTCGTAGCAGATGTAGACGCCGATCCGGCCGACGGCGGTGTCGAAGACGGGCCAGCCGAGGTTGCCCGGACGGAAGTAGTACTTCTCCCAGAAGCCTTTGACCTGCGGGATGTGGTGCTTGCGGTACTTGCCGAGATAGCTGCCGTCGGCGTCGATGACGGCGGCGGTGTTGTAGTAGAAGCCCTCGCTCTCCAGCTCGAAGACCGGTACGACAATCACCATGCCGGTCTCGCGGGCGAGGTCCTGCATCCGGCGGACGGTCGGGCCGTCGGGGACGGCCTCGGCCCAGCGGTAGTGCTCGGGCTCCTGGACCTGACAGAAATAGGGGGAGTTGAAGACTTCCTGGAAGCCGATGATCTGCGCGCCCTCGGCGGCCGCCCGGCGGGCGTACTCCTCGTGCTTGGCGATCATCGATTCGGTGTCTCCGGTCCAGGTGGCCTGGACCAGCGCGGCGCGGACGACTTGGGCCATGAGCTGCTCCTCGCGACGGGAACGCCGGTTCTACGCACGTAGACGGTGTGCGTAGGGAGTCGAACGTAGGCCTCGTCACAGCCTGGGGCAAGAGCGCCGTGCGCGGTTGGAGTAGTCGATCACGTTACGTCGCCACGCGGTCGAATGCGATCACCAGACGGGCGGGTTAGCACTCCTACGCACTCGCGATGCCCGCCACGCGCAGCGCGTGCACCAGATCCCGGTAGTGGGCACCGGGCAGCGTCCGGGCCACCTGGAGCAGGCGCGGGGCGAGCCATTGCGGGTCGCGCCGGGCCAGCCCCGCCGCCTCCTCGGCGGTCCGCACCCGTACGAAGGCGCCGAGCAGGGCGTCGGCCTCGCGGATCCGGCCGGCCCCGCCGAGGGCGAGGGCCGCGTCGGCGACCTCCGCCGCGGGGCGGGCGACGCCCTGGCGCAGCAGGGCGTCGCAGTCGGCCTCCCGGCCGGCGGCGCCGAGGGCGGCGGCGGCCGCCGCGAGCCGCTCGGGCGGGAGCGAGGCCGCCTCCCACAGCAGGGTGGCCCAGTCGGCGGCGAGGCCGGCCCGGGTCAGCTCGGCGGCGAGCCCCGGCAGGTGGTCGGCGGGGCGGGCCGCGGCCTCGCACAGCAGGGCGTGCGCCTCGCCGCTGCGGCCCTGCGCGCGCAGCGCGAGGAGGGCCGCGGCGACGGCCCCGGGGTCGCCGGCGGCGGGCGGCCCGGCCCGGTGCGCCGGATCCTGCGGGGTCGGGCCCTGCGCGGCGGGGTCCTGCGCGGGGTCCTGCGGGGGCTGCCCGAGCGGGTGTTGCGCGGCCGGGCCGCCGCCGTGGGCCCCGGGTCCGGGATCCGGGCTGCCGAAGCGGGCCCCGCGCGGCGCGGGGAGCGCGGCGCCGGGACCGGTGTCCGTCGAGCCGTCCCCGCCGGGGTGTCCCGGCGGCGGGGTGAAGGCCGGGGCGTCGGGGGCCGCCGAGCCCGCGTACCGGGCGCCTCCGGCGCGCCGCGCGCCGCGCAGCCAGCGTCCCTCGGCGCGGCCGACCGGCGGGTCGACCCGCGCGGGGGGCTCCTCGGTCGGCGCCGCGGCCGGCGCCGCGGCCGGGGGTTCGGCGGGCGGTTCGGTGCGCGGTTCGGCGGGCGGTTCGGTGCGCGCCACCCGCTGCCGGGGCACCCCGGGCTGCCACTGCGCCCCCTCCGGCCGGGGCCACTGCCCGTCGGGGCCGGCCCGCAGGGCCCGCAGGCGGACCGCCAGGTCCTCGTGGCGGGCCGCGGCGCGGGCCACGTCGTCCTGGGCCCAGGCGAGTTCCCGGGTGAGGGCGTCCGTCTCCGCCCGGTCGGTGACCCCGGCGAGCCGTACCGTCAGGCTCCGCAGGGCCGTCTGCGACTCGGCCCGCTGTTCGACCGCCGCCGCGAGCAGGGTCCGCAGCTCCTCCTCGCCGCCCGGCAGCCGGTCCCAGGCGGTGACGGCCGCCGCCCGCAGCTGGGCCGCGTACCCGGTCTCCCGCGCCGCGAACTCCGCGCCCCGCGCCCCGGCCAGGTCCCGCAGCAGCGATTCCACCAGGTCCCACGGGGGCATCGCCGCCCCGTCGAGACAGGCCCGCACACCGTCCGGATCCCGGCGCAGGAACTCCCCGTACCAGCCTGCCCCGGGATCCAGCCTCTGCGTCAATCCCCGCAAGTATCCGGAGAGTTGACTGATCGCCAGTGAAGTCGCGGTCTCCATGGGCGCATTGGATCCCACCCGTGTTACGGGCGGGCTACGGGAGTCTCAAAGCTTGACGGCGATCGCGGTGTGGGGACGCTTGCCCCGGCGCGCCAGGGTGGCCGGCACGTCCACCAACCAGTACTGCCACGTGTACTTGCGCGACATCAGCTTCCGCACCCGGCGCAGCCCCGCCTCGTCGAGCAGCCGGGCCTGGCCCTCGTACACCGGCGCGCCCTCGCGCAGCCGACCGCGCACGTCGCACGCGGCGACGGTGACCCGCCCGTTGTTGCGGATCCGCTTGACCTTCCACGTTTCGGTGCGCGTCCACACGTACAGCTCGCCCCCGTCGACCACGGCCCACACCGGGGTCGCCACGGGCGTGCCGTCCTTGCGGAAGGTGGTGAGACTGATGTACCGCGCTCTGCCGAGCTCCTCGAGATCCATACGCGCACCCTAGGCGCGCCCCGCGGGCCGTGTCAGGCCGGTGGAGCTACTGCACGGCCGACCGGCTCCCGGGCGGTGCAGGGCCTCCTCCACGTCGGGGCTAGGCCGGGACGACCGCGCAGCGTCGCAGGACGTCGTCCAGGGAGAGGCCGAGCGCTTCGGCGAGGGCGGCGACCGTGAAGAAGGCGGGCGTGGGCGCGCGGCCGGTCTCGATCTTGCGCAGGGTCTCGGCGGAGAGCCCGGCGCCGGCCGCGACCTCGACCATGCTGCGGCTGCCGCGGGCTTCGCGCAGCAGCGCGCCCAGCCGCTCGCCGCGCTCGCGCTCTTCGGGGGTGAGAGGGGTTCGGACCATGCCCTCATCCTACCCCGCACACCAATAACTATCCCGTCATTGTTATACCGGTATAGTTATTGGCATGGTGATTCTGAAGACGGACCGAGAGATCGACGAGATGCGCGCCGCGGGCCGGGTGGTCGCCCGCGCCCTGGCCGCCGTACGGGAGGCCGCCGACGTGGGGGTGTCCCCGCTGGACCTGGACCGGGTGGCGCGCGAGGTGCTCCGCGAGGCCGGCGCCACCTCGCCCTTCCTGGGCTACCGGCCGCGGTTCGCGCCGGTGCCCTTCCCCGCCGCCCTGTGCCTCTCGGTGAACGACGCCATCGTGCACGGCATCCCCGGCGAGGCCCCGCTGCGGGACGGCGACCTGGTCAGCGCCGACTTCGGTGCGCTGCTCGGTGGCTGGGCCGGCGACGCGGCCGTCAGCTTCACGGTCGGCCGGGCCCGCCCCGCCGACCTTCGCCTGATCGAGACCTCCGAGGCGGCCCTCGCGGCCGGGATCGCCGCCGCCGTACCGGGGAACAGGATCGGCGACATCGCCCACGCCATCGGCACCACCTGCCGCGCCGCCGGGTACGGCGTCCCGGACGGCTTCGGCGGCCACGGCATCGGCCGCGCCATGCACGAGGACCCGGGCGTGCCCAACGAGGGCCCGCCGGGACGCGGTACGAAGCTGCGCCCCGGCATGGTCCTCGCCATCGAGCCGATGGTGATCGCGGGCGGTACGGACGACTACACCTGCGACGGGGACGGCTGGACCCTGCGCACCGTCGACGGCAGCCGGGCCGCGCACTCGGAGCACACGGTCGCGATCACCGCCGACGGCCCCCGGATCCTCACCGCCCTCTGAGTGCGGCGCCGGCGCCGGGCCTCCCGGCGCTACGGCCTCCCGTGCGGGTGGACCACCATCGCCGAGCCGCCGCCCCGCCGGCTGGTCTCGGCCGCCGCCAGCCACCGGCCGTCCGGCAGCCGCTGCACGCCGGTCGCCGCGCCGATCTCCGGGTTCTGCCGGAAGCCCTGGCCGATGGCCTCCAGCTCCGCGCGCAGCGGGCTGTTCCACAGCCCCGGCTCCAGCTCGGTGGTGGTCTGGTTGCGCTGGCTGGCCCGCGGCGCGGCGATCGCGTCGACCAGCGGCAAGCCCCGGTCCAGGTGGCCGATCAGGGTCTGCAGCACGGTGGTGATGATGGTGGCACCGCCCGGGGAGCCCACCGCGAGCACCGGGCGGCCGTCCTCCAGCACGATGGTCGGCGCCATGGACGAGCGCGGCCGCTTGCCGGGACCGGGCAGGTTCGGGTCCGGGACGCCGGGTGCGGCCGGCGCGAAGGAGAAGTCGGTGAGCTCGTTGTTGAGCAGGAAGCCGCGGCCGGGGACGGTGATCGCGCTGCCGCCGGTGGACTCGATGGTCAGGGTGTAGGAGACGACGTTGCCCCAGCGGTCGGCGGCCGTCAGGTGCGTGGTGTTCTCCCCCTCGTAGGTGGTCGGGGCGGCCCGGCCGGTGGTGGCGCAGGGCGCCGGGTTGCGCGGGTCACCGGGGGCGAGCGGGCTGGTCAGCGTACGGTCCGGTGAGATCAGGCAGGCCCGCGAGTCGGCGAACCGCTGGGAGAGCAGCTCGCGCGTCGGCACCCGCACCGCCGCCGGGTCGCCGACCCAGCGGCCCCGGTCGGCGAAGGAGATCCGCGAGGCCTCGATGAAGCGGTGCAGGTACTGCGCCTCGGACAGCTTCGACAGGTCGGTCCGCTCCAGGATGTTGAGCGCCTCGCCGACGGTGGTGCCGCCCGAGGAGGAGGGCGCCATGCTGTAGACGTCCAGGCCGCGGTAGCCCACCCGGGTCGGGTCCTGCCGCTTGGTGGCGTACGCGCGCAGGTCGCCGGTGGTCAGGTCGCCGGCGCGGACCTTGCGGGTGGCCGCCGGATCCACCGGGGGCGTGCGGACGGCCCGCACGATGTCCTCGGCGATCGGCCCCCGGTAGAGGGCGCCGGTCCCCTTGCGGCCCAGTTCGGCGTAGGTGGCGGCCAGGTCGGGGTTCTTGAAGGTGGAGCCGACCACCGGCAGGGCGCCGCCCGGCAGGAAGAGCTTCGAGGTGGCCGGGAAGTCCTTGAAGCGGTCCTGGTTGAGCTCGGTCTGGGCACGGAAGGTGCTGTCCACCGTGAAGCCGTCCCGGGCCAGTTTCTCGGCGGGCTTCAGCAGTCTGTCGAGCGGGCGGGTGCCCCAGGCGTCGAGGGCGCTCTTCCAGGTGGCGGGGGTGCCGGGGACGCCCACGCCCAGTCCGCTGGTCTGGCCCTCCGCGAAGGGGATGGGGAGGCCGTTCTCCTGGAACAGGGTCTCGGTGGCGGTGGCCGGGGCGGTCTCGCGACCGTCGATGGTGTGCACGCGGCGGGTGCGCGCGTCGTAGTAGACGAAGTAGCCGCCTCCGCCGATGCCCGCCGAATAGGGCTCGGTCACCCCCAGCGCGGCGGCGGTGGCGACCGCCGCGTCCACGGCGTTGCCGCCGTTGCGCAGGACGGCGATGCCCGCGGCCGAGGCGTCGGCGTCGACGCTGGCCACGGCCCCGCCGTACCCGACGGCGACCGGCACCTTGGCCGGTGGGGCGGTCGTGGGGGTGGGCGGGGCCGCGGCCCCGGTGGAGACGAGCGCTCCGGCGAGGGCGACGAGCGCTAACTGACGTGCGGCGGGACCACGCATCCGGTTCCTCCAGTCGACGGCCGGTCAGGCCTGGTTCGCGCAGCGTAACTTCACCGCACCCCCCACGTCAGGAAGGCGGCCCGGCCGCTACCATCCGCCGCATGAACGACGACGTGCGCAACATCGTGCTCGGGGTGATAGCCACTGCCGTCAGCGGCGGCTTCGGCTGGTTCGCCCGGACCTATCTGTGGCGCCGTGCGCTGCGCCGCAAGCAGGTGTTCTTCGGGCTGCCGCCCGGCTCGGACTGCCTGTTCGTGGTCAACCGGCAGATGGGCGGCAAGGAGTCGTCGGTGCACCGCAACGACGCCTTCGCCCTGCTGGAGATCTCCGCGCTGATCAAGGACTGCGGGGCGAACGTGCAGATCGTCACGCACGACGAGGCGCGGCAGGGCTTCGGCGAGCGCGCCGAGTTCTGCGTCGGCGGCCCGACGTCCAACACCCGTACGGTGGCGCACCTGGCCTCGATGCTGCCGGGGGTGCAGGTGAACGTCGACTCCCACGAGCACGAGGACCGGGGCGCGATCCAGGTGGGCGGCGAGGTGTACCGGTGGGCCAAGGAGCGGGTGGAGTACGTGCTGCTGGCCAGGCTGACGGGTACGCAGGGCGGCCGTCCCGTCTTCCTGCTGTCGGGGCAGACGGCGGTCAGCAACCAGGCCGCCGCCCGCTACCTGGCCCGCAACCACGAGCGGTTGGCCCGCAAGTACGGGAAGGACGCCTTCTGCCTGGTGCTGAAGGTGGTCAACTCCCATGCCTACGGACCCGATGTGACCGAGCTGGCGGCCGATGTCACCCGGGCCGCCCTGACACCCGTACCGGCAGCCGCGTGATCCCGTTGATGAAGTTCGACACCAGCCGGCGCGGCGGGCCCGCCAGTTCCGGGGCGGGCATGGCCGTACACCACTCCTCGTAGAGGGTGCGCAGCTGGAGCCGGGCGAAATGGGCGCCGAGGCAGACGTGCGGGCCGTCCCCGAAGGAGACGTGCGGGTTGGGGGTGCGGGCCAGGTCCAGTCGGCCGGGGTCGGTGAAGACGCGCTCGTCGTGGTTGGCGGAGGCGTGGAAGACCACCACCTTGTCGCCGGCGCGGATCGGCTGCCCGGCCAGTTCGGTGTCGACGCGGGCCGTGCGGCGGAAGCTGAGCACCGGTGGGTGGACGCGCAGCAGTTCCTCGACGGCCCGGTCCGGCGGGACGGCCCCGGCCGCGAGCCGGCGGTAGGCGTCCGGGTGCTGCGCGAGGGCGAGCAGGCCGCCGGGGGCGGCGCTGCGCACGGTGTCGTTTCCGGCGACGGTGAGCAGGAAGAAGAACATCTCCAGTTCGGCCGGCTCCAGGCCGGCTTCGGCGAGCGCGGTCATCACGTCGTCGCCGGGGTGTGCGCGCTTGTGGGCGGCCAGTTCCCGGGCGTACGCGAACATTTCGCCGAGCAGGGCCGGGGAGCGCGGGTTGAGCGGAGTGCCGTCCGGGCCGAGCAGCGGAGCCGGGGCGTCCTCGGGGTCCTGGTAGCCGATGATCCGTACGGTCCACTCCAGCAGCAGGGCCCGGTCGGCGGCCGGGACGCCCAGCAGGTCGGTGAGGTTGAGCAGCGCGTATTCGTCGGTGACGGTGCGCACGAGGTCGGCGGCGCCGTCCTCGGCGCTGTCCCGGGCGCCGGCGAGCAGGGCGCGGGCGCGTTCCCGCACCCGCGCGGCGAAGGCGTCGACGCGGGCGGGGGTGAAGGCCCGCGCCACGAGCCTGCGCAGCATGCCGTGCTCCGGCGGGTCCTGGTTGAGCATGGTGCGGCGCAGAAAGGGCAGGTCGGCCGGGTCGGGGTCGCGGATCTGGGTGGCGCCCAGCCAGGAGGAGTACGTCCGGTGGTCGCGCAGGACCCGTACGACGTCGGCGTGCCGGGTGACCGCCCAGAAGCCGGGACCGGCGGGCCAGCCCTGGATCTCGGGCTCGGCCTGCCGGGCCACGGGGTACCGCTCGCGCAGCAGCCGGTACCGCTCGTGCGGGATTCCGCGGGCGTAGATGCGGGGGTCGAAGACGTCGGGGACGTCCGCGGCGTGATCCATGGGGCCACCGTGACGGGTGCGCGGCCCGGCCCGCAAGAGTGCGGCCGGGTCGCCGCGCGGCGACCCGCGTGCCCGGCGGTTCAGCGGTTCAGTGGTTCAGGTCGCACTCGTCGTACGGAAGGGTGGTGTCGGTGCCCTGGAGGACGACGGGGCTGAGGGTGTTCCGGACGGCGGATACGCCGACGGTGCACACGAGCTGTTTGCGTGCCAGGGGCGACAGGTCGCCCACGGGGAAGGGCACGTGGACCGTCATCCCCCGCTCCTGTGTGTACGGGCTCACCGTCACTTGGTCCCCCGTCCCGGCGGGCAGCTTGGGCAGCGCCGTGGTGAGTCCGGCCTCGCCGGCCCGGCCCATGGGCCCGTCGAGCAGCAGGCGCACGAGCGCCGCGGGCGCGATGGTGTAGCCGTCGAACAGGGTGAACGGGGCGGGAACGAGCCGGTCCCCCTCCTTCGAGACGAAGTAGAGGACGGTGCTCTTGCCGGACCCGGAGACCTTGACGGTCGCGGGGTGGCCGCTCTCGATCACCCCGGTGCGCTTGATCCCGCATCCGGTGAGGAGCAGGGCGCAGCCCGCCAGAACCGCTGTGGCCGCGGCGGTCCGGGAGCTCGTCCTCCGGCGTGTCATGCGCGGGCCTCCAGTGGCATGTCGAGGGTGAAGACGGCTCCCCCGGACGGCCCGTTGCCCGCGAGGAGGGTGCCGCCGTGCAGGCGGACGTTCTCCAGGGTGATGGCGAGGCCGAGGCCGCTGCCGGCGGAGCGGGTCCGCGCCGCGTCGGCCTTGAAGAACCGGTCGAAGATGTGCGGCAGCACCTCGGGGGCGATGCCGGGTCCGCTGTCGGCGACGTCGATCAGCAGCCGTTCGCCGGCCTGGCCGGCTCCGCCCGGTACGGTCCGTACGGTGACGCGTACGGGCGCGCCGCCGTGCCGCAGGGCGTTGCCGACGAGGTTGGCGAGGATCACGTCGAAGCGGCGCGGGTCGAGCCGTGCGCGCACCCCGTCGGGCAGTTCGGTGACGACCCGGTCGTCGACCCAGTGGCGGCGTTCGAGGGTCTTGCGCACGGCTTCGGCGATGTCGACGTCGTCGAGGTTGAGCTCGGCGGCCCGGGCGTCGAAGCGGGAGATCTCCATCAGGTCCTCGACCAGGACGGCGAGCTTGCCGGTCTCGGCGCTGACCAGGCGCAGGGCTTTGGCGGTGTCGGCGTCGAGGCGCTCGGCGTCCTCGTCGAGGACCTCGGTGACGGCGAGCATTCCGGCGAGCGGGGTGCGCAGTTCGTGGGAGACGTCGGAGGCGAAGCGGCGGGCGCGGACCTCCGCCTCCTGGAGTTCGCGCACGGACTGCTCCAGCGCGCGGGCGGTCTCGTTGAAGGTGCGGGCGAGTCCGGCGAGTTCGTCGGCGCCCCGGACCTCGATGCGTGTGTCGAGGCGGCCGCGGCCGAGGTGCTGGGCGGCCCGGCGCATGTCGCGGACCGGCCGCAGGACGCTGCGGGCGGCCAGCAGTGCGGGCACGATCGCGATGGCGAGGCCGGGGACGGCGCCCTGCTTGGCGGCGTCGACCATGGCCTCGACGGTCTGCCGCTCGGTGGAGAGCGGGACGCTGGCGAAGAAGAGGGCGCCGGTGGATTCCTTGAATCCGTTGTGTTCGAAGACGGCGGGGACGCCGACCGTGAGCCACGGGTTGCCGCGTGCGTCCTCGACCCGCTGGAAGGCGGTGTAGTCGTGGCGGCGGACCTTTTCGCGGAGGTTGTCGGTGATCACGCCGGAGGTCGGTGTGTCGGGGTTGGTGGAGACGCGCAGGCTGCCGTACTCGCCGAAGACGATCCACGGGTGCGGTTTGCCGCGCCTGCCGAGTTCGATGACGACCCGCTGGAGCTCCGGCTGGTCCAGCGGGAGGCGTATCTCCTGCTGTTCGACCTGGTCGCGCAGCGTGCTGATGGCGGTGTCCTGGGTCTGCTTGAGGATCGCGTTGCGCGCCTGCTGGTAGGTGAGGGCGGCGGTGGTCACGGCGCTGATCGCGGCGACCAGCAGGAAGGCGGCGATCAGCCGGGAGCGCAGGCCCAGCGGTGCTATGCGTCGCACCCGGGCCTACAGGGGACCGAAGCGGTAGCCGAAGCCGCGCACGGTCTGTATGTAGCGGGGGCTCGCGTCGGGGTTCTCGACCTTGGTGCGCAGTCGGCGGACGCAGGCGTCCACGAGCCGGGCGTCGGCGTGGTAGCTGTGGTCCCAGACGTACTCCAGGAGCTGCTGGCGGGAGAAGACCTGCTCGGGCGAGGCCGACAGGTGCAGCAGGAGCTTGATCTCGCTGGGGGCCAGGGGTACGCGGTCGCCGTTCTTGGCGACGCTCAGCCCGGCGCGGTCGATGGTCAGCTCGCCGTGGTGCTCGACGCCGGGGCGGGCGCCCACCGGGTCGCTGAGGCGGCGCAGTACGGCTTTGATGCGGGCTTCGATGACCTCGGTGCGGGCGGGTTTGACGATGTAGTCGTCGGCCCCGGCCTCCAGGCCGACGACGATGTCGAAGTCGTCGCCGCGTGCGGTGAGCATGATGATCGGCACCTGGCTGTTCTCGCGTATGCGGCGGCAGACCTGGACGCCGTTGATTCCCGGGAGCATCAGGTCGAGGAGGACGAGCTCGGGACGGAAGCCGCCCATCAGGGCGAGCCCTTCCTCCCCGGTCTCGGCGGAACTGACCTCGTGGCCGCGGCGGCGCAGGCCGAGGCCCACGCCCTCCCGGATGGAAGGGTCGTCCTCGATCAGCAGTACGCGTGGCATCGGGTCAGTATCCCAGGGTGGTGCGTGGCCTTGCCTCCCGCTACCGGCCCGTCTTGCGGCGCAGGGAGTCCAGCAGGTCGGTGATCTCCGTCAGGCGCAGTGGCCCGGCGAGGAGTACGACGACCAGCGCGAGGGCCGCGGTTCCCGCTCCGACCGCGGCGAAGTTGCCGAAGGGGTCGGTGGCGCGGGCGGCCGCGTACCCGGCGGCGGCCGCGGGCGCGCAGGCGGCCAGCAGCCGGACGTGGGTCCGTACAGCGCTCGCGCGCCGCTCGGTACGGGTGCCCGTGCGCGGGCCGAGCCTGCGGGAGAGGGTGTGGGCGGTGACGGCGGCGCCGGCGAGGAAGGCGACGGAGGAGGCCGCGGCCATGCCGGTGACCGCCCAGCGGGGGGACAGCAGGAAGTAGGCGGCGGCGGACAGCCCTGCGTTGAGCCCGGCGATGACCAGGTTCAGGAAGAAGGGGGTCCGGGTGTCGGAGAGGGCGTAGAAGCCGCGCGAGAGGACGTACTGCGCGGAGAAGGCGACCAGGCCGGGCGCGAAGGCGATGAGCATGCCCGCCATGACCTCGATGTCGGCGGGGCCGGTGCGGCCGTACTCGAAGACGCTGCCCATCACCCAGGGGGCGAGGGCGGCGAACAGCGCGGCGGCCGGCACGACGAGGGCGGCGCTGGAGCGCAGGGCGTAGGAGATGTCGCGGCGCAGGGCGGCGAGGTCGCCGTCGGAGGCGGCCGAGCTCATCCGGGGCATCAGGGCGGTCACGAGGGAGACGGTGATGATGCCCTGCGGGACGATCCACAGCTGGTAGGCGTTGCTGTAGGCGGTGTAGCCGGCGCCGCCGGCGAGGCCCGCCAGGGCGGCGTCCTGGCCGGTGGTGGTGGAGAGCCGGGTGACGACCCAGTAGGCGATCTGGTTGGTGAGGACGAGCATCACCAGCCAGCCCGCGTTGCGCAGCGGGCGGCCGAGGCCGCTGCCGCGCCAGTCGAAGCGGGGGCGCCAGCGGAAGCGGGCGGCGCGCAGCGAGGGGACGAGGGCGAGGGCCTGGAGGACGATGCCGGCGGTGGTGCCGAGGCCCAGGAGCCGGGTCTCGGCGGCGGTGAGGGTGCCCGCCGCGTCGTGGGAGACGTGGAGGAAGAGCCCGAAGACGCCGATGATCACGAGGTTGTTGAGGACCGGGGTCCACATCATGGCGCCGAACCGGCCGCGGGCGTTCAGCACTTGGCCGAGGAGGGTGAAGAGGCCGTAGAAGAGGATCTGCGGCAGGCAGTACCGGGCCAGGGCCACGGTGGTGCTCTCCTGGGCGCCGCTGTAGCCGGTGTAGGTCGAGACGATCAGCGGGGCGGCGAGGACGGCTGCGGCGGTGAGCGCCACGAGGGCGGCGGTGCAGGCGGTGAGCAGCCGGTCGGTGTAGGCGGCGCCGCCGTCCGCGTGTTCCTTGGCGGCCCGGACCAGTTCGGGTACGAAGACGGCGTTGAGCGCGCCGCCGATGAGCAGCATGTAGATGATGTTCGGGACCGTGTTGGCGACGGCGTAGCCGTCGCCGAGGAGTCCGGTGCCCAGCGCCG encodes:
- a CDS encoding aspartate aminotransferase family protein, whose translation is MTNPTPLHSRHRTVLPDWLALYYKHPIELTHGEGRHVWDADGNRYLDFFGGILTTMTAHALPEVTKAVSEQAGRIIHSSTLYLNRPMIELAERVAALSGIPDARVFFTTSGTEANDTALLLATTYRRSNQILAMRNSYHGRSFSTVSITGNRGWSPTSLSPLQTYYVQGAVRTRGPLAHLDDAAFTAAAVADLEDVLGQARGGVAALIAEPIQGVGGFTSPPDGLYGAFREVLDRHGILWISDEVQTGWGRTGDHFWGWQAHAQNGPPDILTFAKGIGNGMSIGGVVARAEVMNCLDSNSISTFGGSPVTMAAGVANLAYLLEHDLQGNARRVGGLLLERLRGIAATVPAVREVRGRGLMAGLELTRPGTDEADPDAAAAVLEAAREGGLLLGKGGGHNTSVLRIAPPLSLTVAEAEEGAEILEQALRSI
- a CDS encoding nitrilase-related carbon-nitrogen hydrolase, which gives rise to MAQVVRAALVQATWTGDTESMIAKHEEYARRAAAEGAQIIGFQEVFNSPYFCQVQEPEHYRWAEAVPDGPTVRRMQDLARETGMVIVVPVFELESEGFYYNTAAVIDADGSYLGKYRKHHIPQVKGFWEKYYFRPGNLGWPVFDTAVGRIGVYICYDRHFPEGWRQLGLAGAQLVYNPSATSRGLSAYLWQLEQPASAVANEYFIAAINRVGQEEYGDNDFYGTSYFVDPRGQFVGEVASDKDEELVVRDLDFDLIKEVRDQWAFYRDRRPDAYGGLVQP
- a CDS encoding PPOX class F420-dependent oxidoreductase, translating into MDLEELGRARYISLTTFRKDGTPVATPVWAVVDGGELYVWTRTETWKVKRIRNNGRVTVAACDVRGRLREGAPVYEGQARLLDEAGLRRVRKLMSRKYTWQYWLVDVPATLARRGKRPHTAIAVKL
- a CDS encoding helix-turn-helix domain-containing protein, translated to MVRTPLTPEERERGERLGALLREARGSRSMVEVAAGAGLSAETLRKIETGRAPTPAFFTVAALAEALGLSLDDVLRRCAVVPA
- the map gene encoding type I methionyl aminopeptidase, coding for MVILKTDREIDEMRAAGRVVARALAAVREAADVGVSPLDLDRVAREVLREAGATSPFLGYRPRFAPVPFPAALCLSVNDAIVHGIPGEAPLRDGDLVSADFGALLGGWAGDAAVSFTVGRARPADLRLIETSEAALAAGIAAAVPGNRIGDIAHAIGTTCRAAGYGVPDGFGGHGIGRAMHEDPGVPNEGPPGRGTKLRPGMVLAIEPMVIAGGTDDYTCDGDGWTLRTVDGSRAAHSEHTVAITADGPRILTAL
- the ggt gene encoding gamma-glutamyltransferase, which produces MRGPAARQLALVALAGALVSTGAAAPPTPTTAPPAKVPVAVGYGGAVASVDADASAAGIAVLRNGGNAVDAAVATAAALGVTEPYSAGIGGGGYFVYYDARTRRVHTIDGRETAPATATETLFQENGLPIPFAEGQTSGLGVGVPGTPATWKSALDAWGTRPLDRLLKPAEKLARDGFTVDSTFRAQTELNQDRFKDFPATSKLFLPGGALPVVGSTFKNPDLAATYAELGRKGTGALYRGPIAEDIVRAVRTPPVDPAATRKVRAGDLTTGDLRAYATKRQDPTRVGYRGLDVYSMAPSSSGGTTVGEALNILERTDLSKLSEAQYLHRFIEASRISFADRGRWVGDPAAVRVPTRELLSQRFADSRACLISPDRTLTSPLAPGDPRNPAPCATTGRAAPTTYEGENTTHLTAADRWGNVVSYTLTIESTGGSAITVPGRGFLLNNELTDFSFAPAAPGVPDPNLPGPGKRPRSSMAPTIVLEDGRPVLAVGSPGGATIITTVLQTLIGHLDRGLPLVDAIAAPRASQRNQTTTELEPGLWNSPLRAELEAIGQGFRQNPEIGAATGVQRLPDGRWLAAAETSRRGGGSAMVVHPHGRP
- a CDS encoding cytochrome P450, translated to MDHAADVPDVFDPRIYARGIPHERYRLLRERYPVARQAEPEIQGWPAGPGFWAVTRHADVVRVLRDHRTYSSWLGATQIRDPDPADLPFLRRTMLNQDPPEHGMLRRLVARAFTPARVDAFAARVRERARALLAGARDSAEDGAADLVRTVTDEYALLNLTDLLGVPAADRALLLEWTVRIIGYQDPEDAPAPLLGPDGTPLNPRSPALLGEMFAYARELAAHKRAHPGDDVMTALAEAGLEPAELEMFFFLLTVAGNDTVRSAAPGGLLALAQHPDAYRRLAAGAVPPDRAVEELLRVHPPVLSFRRTARVDTELAGQPIRAGDKVVVFHASANHDERVFTDPGRLDLARTPNPHVSFGDGPHVCLGAHFARLQLRTLYEEWCTAMPAPELAGPPRRLVSNFINGITRLPVRVSGRPG
- a CDS encoding GerMN domain-containing protein, which encodes MTRRRTSSRTAAATAVLAGCALLLTGCGIKRTGVIESGHPATVKVSGSGKSTVLYFVSKEGDRLVPAPFTLFDGYTIAPAALVRLLLDGPMGRAGEAGLTTALPKLPAGTGDQVTVSPYTQERGMTVHVPFPVGDLSPLARKQLVCTVGVSAVRNTLSPVVLQGTDTTLPYDECDLNH